The segment GCAGGGCCTTGAACCTGCTTTGGAAGTCTTTGCACAGGTGCAGTCACTCCCTGAGCATGGGCTTGCAATTGTGGCGTTAGGTAAGCGTGATATCGGTCATGACCAGCTACCCATGGCCCTGCGTCGATTCCGGGAAGCCGGTAAGCCCTCCCAGTCAATGTCAGTTGCTGGCTGGGAGGTGACAAAAATTATGGATCAGCACACCTTTGTACGCCTTCCAGACGGAGCTCAAGATGTCGAGGTCGGTGATATTGTCGCCTTTGGCGCCTCTCATCCTTGTTTAACCTTCGATAAATGGCGCCAGATACTGTTAGTAGATGATCAACTAAACATTAAAGAGCGTATGGCGACCTACTTTTAGAGGTGTCTGCAGTATTGCCCGTCGCGGCGCAACATTACGCCGTCTCTTGTACGCTTAAGCGCGCAATAGCGGCGGGTAGTTCATCGGCGTGATGGATGCCAATGGCACCTTCCGGGGTGGTTTCTTCAGTGGGGAAGTGATTGAGGTGAATCACGTGCATGCCCGCCGCTAGACCCGCTTCAACACCCACCGCCGCGTCATCGATCACTACGCACTGCTGAGGAGCATGGCCCATAGCGGCAGCCGCCTTGCGATACAGCTCTGGGTCGGGTTTCCAGACGTTGAGGGTATAGGCGCTAAAGAGCTTATCGGTAAAGTGGTGGCCCAACTCGGTGCTTTCCAGCGCACAGCGAATTTTGCGCTCGGGGCCATTAGACACCACGGCCTTGGGATGGCTACTTAAGTGGTCTAGAGCAGCAGACATGCCCGGTATTGCCACGAGCTCGGCCCGCATACGGGCTTCCATGCGCGCCCGCATACGGGCTTCCATGCGCGCCCGCATACCAGCCTCAAGCTGGGAGAACTGGTCTGCTGCCAACGCCTGGAAACGCTTTTCCAGCGTTTGGACGATCGTCTGGAAGCGTACCCCGCGAAATTCGTCCATATACTGCCGTGCTGTGAAAGGTAAGCCGAACTCGGGAAGGATTTCGGCCATCACCTCGGCAAGCAGTATTTCGCTATCCACCAGGGTGCCATCGCAGTCGAACAGTAAGCACAGGGGTGTAGAAGGGGGCGTGCCGGTGTGCTTCATCGATAGGTTTCCTCATTGACTAAGCTGATAGGTCGCTCGCCCTGGAGTGCTAGTCGAATATTATCCACCGCCCGCTGGGCCATGGCGTCGCGGGTTTCATGGGTAGCAGAACCGATATGCGGCAGGGCGACCACATTCGGCATCTTCGGCAGTGGGGACGAATCGGGTAGTGGCTCCTTCTCGAATACATCCAGCCCGGCGGCTTGAATCACGCTATTCTCCAGGGCGTGTATCAACGCGGTTTCATCGACGACTTTACCGCGGGCGATATTGATGAAAATGCCCGTTGGCTTCATTTGCGCGAACTCATCGGCGCCTATCAAACGTTCGGTTTCAGCGGTAAGCGGCACAGTGACACAGACGAAATCGGCATCGGCCAACAGCTCGTTGAGTTCGCGGCGCTGCGCGCCTAATTCACTCTCTAAATCGGGCTTAGGTGAAGCGTTGGAGTAGAGTACCTGCATACCGAATCCCAGGGCTCCGCGTCTTGCAACGGCTTGGCCAATGCGTCCAAACCCCACCATGCCCAAGGTTTTGCCATGTACATCGCTGCCAAACAGTGCGGGTCCAATGCTGGCTTGCCATTTGTCGGCTTTGACCCATTCGGCGAGTTCAACCACCCGGCGCGCCGCAGCCATAATCAATGCAAAACCGGTGTCCGCGGTGGTTTCGGTAAGTACATCAGGCGTATTGCACAGCATAATGCCGCGCTTAGTAAGTTCATCAACGGGGATGTTGTCGTAGCCAACAGAGATGGTCGCGATGACTTGCAAGTTGGGCGCAGCATCGAGTAACTGGGGGGTAATGGCCAAGCCAGAACCGATAATACCGTGCGCCTCCGCTAATAGAGCGCGATTTTCAGGGGCATCAAGCGCAGTGGTTTTCGGCAGCACATCAACCTCAAACACATCGCTAAGTTCAGCCTGTTGAGCGTCGCTGAGTCGTCCTTGAATCACTAGACGTTTTTTCATTGTTCTCTCCATGGTGAAAAGCCTGTTATCTAAAACCTGTTATTTAACACCTGTTATTTAAAAACAGTGGGTGGCGATTAGCCAATTGGCTGGTCGGCTTCAAGCGCTAGCAGTTGCTCGCGATTAGGCAGACCTTCCATATCACCGACGACCTGAATGGCCTGGGCGCCAATGAGGTTGCCACGTTGGGCGGCTTGGCGCGCCGTTCTTCCGTCCAGCAGGGCGCTAATTACGCCGACGGCAAAGCCATCGCCTGCGCCTACGGTATCCACGACTTCAGCTACGTGGCAACCGTCTACGGTAAAGCTCTCTTCCTGCCCATCGAGGTTGCCACGGTAATAGCTACCTTCCGGCCCTAGTTTGATGATCACTGCCGAGGCACCTTGATCCAGATAGTAGCCTGCTACGTCGTAAGGCGTTTTCTGTCCGGTCAGGAGTTGGCCCTCTGAAAGCCCAGGCAATATCCAATCGGCGCGGCCAGCGAGTTCATTGAGGGTTGACCGCATTACGTTTTCGTTGGGCCAAAGAGACGGTCGCAAATTGGGGTCAAAGGAAATAGTAGCGCCTTGGGCGCGTGCCTGTTCCATCAAATGATGGCTAAGCTGGCAGGCGCTTTCAGATAGCGCCGGGGTAATGCCTGTTGCGTGAAGGTGGTTAAGCGCCTGAAAGTCGACACTCCGGGCGTCGTCAATAGCAAGGTAGCTAGCGGCACTGCCACGTCTGAAATATTCGACTCGCGGGTCGGCGCCGCCCTGGGCACGCTCTTTAAAGAGCAGCCCGGTGGGGTGCTGTGCATCTGTATGAATATAGCGTTCATCGATACCTTCAGCGGTTAAAGCCGCCTGAATAAATTCCCCAAAGCTATCGGTGCCCACTCGGCTTAACCAACCGACATGAAAACCCAGCCTGGAAAGGCCGATAGCGACGTTGTTATCAGCACCGGCCAGGCGGCGGTGGAAACGCTCAATGCCGGATAATTCCCCCGGTGTATCAGCCACAAACATAGCCATGGCTTCGCCGAAGGTGAGAATGGCTAGCGGGCTAGTGAAGGAGTGAGGCATGGTCATAATCTCTTCGTTTGTTTATTATCATTCAATGGGAACGATACCATTTTTGCGACAATTTTTTAGCACTGCCATATAAAATTAGCGTTGGGTAGAACCTCGTTCAATCAGGGTAGGTGCAAAACTCAGCTCTTTCGGCATTAATGCTGCGTGGGGCTCAATACGATGCATCAAGCATTGAACAGCCGTTTTGCCAATTGCTTCAGTGGGTTGAGCAAGCGTAGTGATGCCGGGAGGCACTAAGGCGCACCAATCGAGCTCGTCAATCCCCATCAAGCCTACCGTTCCAAGAGGTAAGCCCAACTGCTGAAACAGGCGTGTCACGATTAGGGTGGCATTTCCGTTACCACACAAGACGGCGCAGGCGTGCCGTTGATGGGTGGTTAAAAAGTCGCTTAGTGCTTGAAGCGTTGCAGCGCCATTCATGTCAGTGAGCAGTGACGTTGTGTAATTCAGCCCATGTTGCTCGGCCGTTTGGCTAAAACGCAATAACCGTTTCTGCCGCGTGCTTGACTGCTCTGGAGCTTCGCTGACATATAGCACGGCTTGGTAACCCTGATCAGCTAAGTGTTCGAGCGCCATATCAATCGCTTGGTGATTATCGAGCCCGACCACTTCCGCCTCCACATGGTCGACTTCGCGGTCTAGTAACACGATGGGTGTGCCCAGGCTGATAAAGTTATGCAGTTGGCGTTCGGGGTTACCGGACGCATTCACCACGAGACCTTCTACTTGATAGGCGCCAAGCAGATCTAAATGCTGGCGCTCCTGTTCCGGGTCATTGTCGGTATTGCACACGATCAGGGAGAAGCCGTATTGGCGGCACGCTTGCTCGACACCGTGAGTGATGGCCACTGAAAATGGATTACGGATATCGGCGACCAGCATGCCTAGCAACTTAGAGCGACCACCTTTTAGACCACGTGCCATTTGATTTGGCTGGTAGCCAAGGGTGCCTGCCGCATGGGCGATACGCGTCTGAAGTGAAGGTGAGAGCCGCTCACGCTCTGCGCCAAAATAGCGTGACACGCTGGTTTTAGAGGCTCCAGCGAGTCGGGCTACTTCAAGGATGGTGGAACGGCGTGGTGTCGGTGGCATAGAGTGCTTAAAAGTAGTGTACTCAAATGAGTAGTGTCGTTCGTTAAGGTAGCTTTCGTTAAAGCATCTTCCGCTACATTGTAATTAGCGGAATGAGAACCGCTCGATTTTGGGCTTTTGTGAGGCCAAAAACCATGGTTCACGTTAAGCGTGATTTACCATATGGATGTTGTAGTCTGTGGGGTTTACCGTACCCTCAAGCTGTCCAATTTGAGTAAAGTCACTATTTTCAAGAACAGTATCTATAGACGTATCCTTGAAGGAAAGGTTTTTAATAACATTAACTTTACACGGCATTCCTTTTGCGTCCACATCCATTATCCATGCTAAAAAACCGCTTGAGAATTTGGCTAAGCTACCAATGGGGTATAAGCCAAAGTGTTGAATATACTCTACGAGCAACGACTTTTCATAAATAGTCGGGCAGTCGTTAACCCAACGGTAAGCATCAAGAGGTTGCCGCGGTTGTTGCCCATTTCGCTCATGGGTTAATTTATTGATTATTTTAATAATGCTGATTAGTCTAACGTGTTCGCTCAACTCTGCTGCCTGCTTTCCTTCTGGATAGCCGCTACCATCAAGCCGTTCGTTGGCATTGAGTATAATATCATGGCAAGCTGGGCTGGCAGTCCAGCCCAGTGTGGTTAATCTGTTGTTCAGTGCAACAACATGCTCTTTAAGTAGCTCGGCTTGCGATGGAGACATGCGAATTTTAAGTGAGGGCAGCTGTTCGCTAATCAGCAGTGGTTTGCCCATAGTGTGCAATAGAGCACCCGCCACCGCTTCGCGTGTCTGTGACGCGTAGGGGTCTCGACTGATCAGGATCATTGCTAGCTGGCTACTCACTTGTATGGCATGGCGAACCCACTCGGGTTCATCATGCAAAAAAGCCAGCGCATATTGAAGACCCTTTCGATCTTGATTGACCATGTAAAGAAGGCTGTCTACACACTCGTAGAGACTTTCTTCTGGAAATAAGTCTTTGTTTTTGGCGAACATTAACATGACTTGTAGCTGGTGGGCGACTTCTAATGCACCGCGTAACAGAGGGGATCGTTGGTTGTTTTGAGTTTGATCACGCTCTTCTTTTTGCTGCATTTTCTTCTCTTTCGCATCTGCTATAAATAGCCGTGATTTAGCTCGTGAAGAACTATCCTGTACACCCGAGCGAAAGGCAGCTTCGAACTCAGATTCCGATACATAATGGAAAAGTGTCTCGGTCATCGTGGCTGTCATATTAATAAATTCAATACCGATAGCAGCATAGTCGTGGCTACCAAAAGGCCGCATATGACAAATACGCCCTTGAGTGTTAAACGTTTCTCCGTTTGGAAACTCGAGTGTTACCTCTGGCAGCACCTGATTAACGGTAAAAGCCATGCTATCTTCCAGTCTGACATACACCATGCATCCGCCTACTGAAAGGTTGCGCACTTTACCTTCCACGTTCAGTTCATTGGCAAAGACTTCCAAATGCACACGTGCATGCATGCCGAGGATAAAAGGCACACGTAAAGCTCTTCGATTATCGGTGGAAAAGATAGAGCTAGGGAGTTGGCAATGTAAATGGTAAGTGCAGGTATCTATTTTAATGACGTGTGCCGGCACATGTTCAATATTATAAATTTCTTCTTCTATACCCGGCGTAGGGTGCGAGGCTTCTATGTCAAAGCAAATAGTATCGTTTTGTAAATAAGGAGAAAGCGAGCTACCCGTGTAGTGTATAGCTAACGTTATTTTACCGCTGTCCAATTCCATTTTAATAGCTTTCGCCTCAATGGCATAGGCCGCTTCTTTTGAAAAAATGGAAATAGTATGCTCTTTTTTTAGCAAAGATCTTATTATTTGCCCAGTAGTATTTTGGTTGGTTGTATCGATAATCATATCAAACCTACCGTTATTATATTGTCATGGCTTATATGAGTTTGACTAGGCTGTATTGTGTTGAATTTTTTAGTTTATTGGTTATTCCCGACATGTTAGGACGCCTAACCCTGGGTAGATTAGCTATTATTTTGCGTCAATTTGCAAACCTATTTATATTTATTTTAGGTGTCATTTGTAGTTATTTGATAATTTTTGCTTATATTTGATGTGAGCCGGAATGTCATTCGGTTGAGCAGCAAGAATCAGGTAAACTGCGCGTTTTCTTTTACAGCGATGCCCGCGGCATGTCTTCAAACCCTCAATCAATCAATTCTCAATCGAACAGCTATGCATTGACTCAGGCTGGCGATCGCTATTTCGACGGCTTGGCAGAGAAGTTTTCCCGTTCGCTCTATCAGGCGCCGAGGGGGGAGCTGCGCCTAGCCATGCTCGACTATCTGCTACCTGAAATGTTGAGCCTAGAGGGGCAGCGAGTGCTGGATGTGGGCGGTGGCCTGGGTCAGCAGGCGGCATGGTTCGCTGAACGTGGGCACTGCGTATCGATGACTGAGCCCTCAGCGGATATGTTGAACTACGCAAAAAACTGGCACCGAGACGTTAAATCGTTACCGGAAGGGGCCATCACGTATCTGCAGACGCCACTGCAACTGTTAACGCAGCATGCGCCTGGCCCGTGGCCCCTCATTACCTGCCATGCAGTGTTGGAATGGTTAGGTGACCCGCAAGCGGCGTTGGCTGCCTTGAGTAATTTATTAGCACCGGGTGGCCAGCTTAGCTTGATGGTGTTTAATCGCGATGCTCTGCGCTTTTCTAACGCGGTCAAAGGCAATCTTGAGAAGGCGTTGAGCGACCGCTTAGCGGGGAAGGGCAAGCGCCAACGATTGACGCCTATTTCGCCCGTTAGCCACGCCGAGATTGAGCAGTGGGGTGCGGATAACGGCTTAATGATAGACGCAGTCGCTGGTATTCGCGTCTTTCAAGATTACTTGCGCCAACCCCCTGCCACGCCAGAAGAAGCTGAAACGCTGTTGGCGTTGGAAAAACAGTACTGTCGCCATGACCCCCACTGGCGGCTTGGCCGCTACCTGCTGTACACCCTTACTAAATCGGAGACGCCTGAATGAGTGCCCAAGCCCCAGCGTGCCAGCTGTTAGAGCGCCAAAAAGATAACTATGCAGCACTGTGGGTCGTTGGCCCGCCAGTCGATAGCTGGCTTATTGAGCAAACGACGGGTGTGATTAGTGGTGATTTTGACGTACTAGGGGAATGGCAGGCGAAAGGCAAGCAGGCCCGAACGCCTTTTGCCTTAGCGGCGGGCGAGCCATTCGGTAAAGAGATTGTGCTGTTTTGGCCGAAGGCACATCAGTTAGGTATTTGGTGGCTCAAGTGGTTATGCGAGCAGCTACCCGAAGGGACACCTATTGAAATTGTCGGTGAGCATCAAGGCGGAATTAAACGCGTACCCAAGATGCTGGAAGAGCTGGGCATGCCTTGGGACAAACGCGACAACGCCCGGCGCTGCTCGTTGTTTGCCACCCAGACTGTTGCGTTAGACCTAGCCAGTGGGAACGGGGCTAGCGATAGCGCTTGGCAGCAATTCGAGACGGCCGGATTAACGCTGGTCAGTCACCCAGGTGTATTTGGTCACGGCAAAGTCGATGAAGGTACGCTGTTACTGTTGCAGAGCATTGAGAATAGCTTGCCGAAAAAACCGCTCAAAGTGCTGGATATGGGCTGTGGCGACGGCATCATTAGCGCCTGGTTGGCTCAGCGTGGTCACTATGTGACAGCCGTGGACGTCAGTGCCTTTGCGGTAGAGGCGTGTAAGCGCACCTTAGCGGCGAATGGACTAGAGGGGCGGGTGCTTTGCAGTGATGTTTACAGCGCGCTTGAAGGCGAGCATTTTGACTGTATTGTTAGCAATCCGCCTTTTCATAAAGAGCGCGACATTAGCTATGGCCCCAGTCAGCGTTTAATCAGCGCAGCGCCGGAGCATCTCAATGTGGACGGGCGGTTAATCCTGGTGGCAAATGGCTTTTTGCCCTATCCAGACCACTTGCAGCGGGCGTTTCAGGACTTCCAGACCCTGGCGGATAATCGCCGCTTCAAGGTTTACGGCGCGATTAAATCACACTCCTAGGCCTTATCCATGCGCTTTTCCTCAAACTTGCCACATTCAGCTGTCCTCAAATTTACCGTTAAGGTCTATCGTTAAAGGCTATCGTTAAGAGCTATGATGCAAATAAGTAGTCGTTAATCTAACGGTAGTGAGCAGGAGTGGCGGCAATGGCGGGAAACATTCGAAATACAGCGATACTGGGAAGTGCCGTTTTGCTGGGCGGGCTGTTGGCACTCGGGCTGGTATGGAGTGGTAGTTATATCAAGGGCGCCGCGGAGGTATGGCAGCAGTCGTCACGAAGCGTTACGGTGCGCGGCTTAGCCGAGCGCGAAGTGCCGGCGGATTTGGTGCTGTGGCCGTTCAATTACAGTGTCAGCGCTAATAGCTTGGGTGACCTTGAGCAGCAGCTTTCCAGCGACGAGCAGTCGATTCGCGATTTTCTGCAGGCGCAAGGGTTTGCATCGGAGCATGTTAGCTCTACTCCGCCGAGGATTACCGACCAATTTAGCAATCAGTACGGTGGACAGCGCCCGGATGAGCGCTACCGCGCCGAAGCGACGCTGCTACTGCGCTCTCCTGATGTTGAGGGTGTAATCGAGGCAATCCCCAGTGCGACTTCACTGGTTCGAGAGGGCGTGTTGCTCTCTCCCAGCTACGAATACCGCACGGAGTTTTTATTTACCGGTCTTGATGCGATCAAACCCGAAATGATCGCAGAGGCCACTGCAGATGCGCGCAATGCCGCACAGCAGTTTGCCGAAGATTCCGGTAGCCAAGTGGGCCAGATTCGTCAGGCGACCCAGGGCTACTTCTCCATTGAGGATTTGGACAGCTACACGCCGCAAACCAAACGTGTTCGCGTTGTCACCACGGTGGACTATTCCTTACAAGACTAACCTTTATAGGATCAGGCCTTACAGGACTAGGCAGCGTTAATGGCGCAAGGGTCAGCCAGTGTAATCAATGGCGGTGATGGTATAAAACGTATCACCGTTAGGCGTCAGCACTTTGGCTTCATCCCCCACCTGTTTGCTGAGCAGTGCTTTGGCCATGGGCGCATCGATACTGATCCAGCGCTTTTTAGTGTCAATTTCGTCGTGGCCAACGATTCTGAGATGCACTTGAGCGCCATTTTCATCTTCCAGACTTACGTAGGCGCCGAAAAACACCTTGCTGGTATCGGCTGGCAGGCGGTCTACGATTTGCAGTTCGTCCAAACGTTTCGTCAGGTAAGTAATCCGGGCAATAACGCGGTTTAACTCTTTCTTGTTATAGGTGTAATCGGCATTTTCACTGCGATCACCCTGGGCTGCCGCTTCGCCGACTTTCTCAGAAATAGCGGGACGTTTAACCCGCGACAGATGATCCAAAATAGCGCGCAAGCGAGCCGCCCCTTCTGGGGTAATCAGGTTGCTCTTAGGGGCTTGACGCGGGTCTTTGGCTGGATCGCGCCAGCGGGTCATGTTGCGGCCTTTCATTACCTATTCCCCATTGTGTTTCGAGCTACCTACCTTACGTTAATTGCGCGAAGCATACCAAGCACATACTATTGGCGAATCATTCAAACGTTTGTTACATTTTTTGCTATATTGATCGAGAGGCCCGCTATTGGTGGGTCTAACCAGGACAACAATAATGTTAGGAGCATGTATGCGAACGCACTCTTTTTTACGCAACTCTTTTTCACGTTCAGTAATCGCCGCCGCCATTGGTAGTGCCCTGATGCTGTCTCCGCTAACCGCTTCTGCGTTTGAAGACGAGGTCTTCTCGCTTAAAAACAGATGGGAGCATACCGTAACGGAACTCCCCGCCAACGAGCGGGAGCGGACGTTAAAGGCGTTGGCAGGTGAAGCGGAGCAGTTGGCCGAGCAGTACAGCACCCAAGCTGACGTTCTTGTCTGGGAGGGCATCATTTTGGCATCCTATGCCCGCGAGCGTGGCGGCTTAGGCGCATTGGGCACGGCGGAAGATGCGCGCGATGCGTTAGAGGAGGCTGTGGCCATAGATCCTCAAGGGCTGAACGGTTCCGCCTATGTAACCCTCGGTGCGTTATACGACCGGGTGCCCGGCGGACTGATTGGTTTTGGCGATAGCGATACCGCTGAACGCATGTTCCAGCGTGCCTTGGAGATCCGTCCAGACGGCATCGATGTGAACTACTACTACGCTGCCTTTTTGAAAGAAGAGGGCAACGAGCAGGCCGCTCGCGAGCACGCCCAGCGTGCGGTTAACGGCACCGCTCGCGATAACCGACAAGTCTCCGATGAAGCGCTTCGCCGTGATGCCGAGGCGTTGCTTAATCAGCTGTAATCCACCCTCTGAATTGGCATTCCCGGTGGCAAGCAATGATAATAGATCGATTATCACCACCGGGAGTGCCCCATGGCGTCCAACTCCAAGCACGATTCTGTTCAGAATCCTCCTTTCAAAAACACGGTTCTTAGCGTTCCAGACTTTAAGCGCGACGATGTTGAGCTGATTAAGCGGGAGACGCTACACCAGGGTTTTTTCCGCCTGGAAGCCTTAGAGCTTCGCCACCGGCTATTTGAAGGTGGGTGTAGCGAACCCATGCGTCGAGAAGTGCACAATCGCTTTGATGCTGTGGGTGTGCTGCTCTACGACCCCGAGCGAGACTCACTGGTGCTTATTGAGCAGTTTCGTGCCGGCGCCATTGATGATGCCATCTCTCCCTGGAAGCTCGAACTCGTGGCCGGTTTGGTCGAAAAAGATGAATCGCTGGAAAATGTGGCGCGTCGTGAGGCATGGGAGGAGGCCGGTTGTAAAGTGGCCCAATTAACCAAACTTCACACTTATTATCCCAGTCCAGGCGCCTGCAACGAGCAAGTCACACTATTTTGTGGTTTGGTAGATACCCATGGATTAGGCGGGATTCATGGCTTAGATGAAGAGCATGAAGATATTCGTGTTCACGTCATGCCTTTTGCGAACGCTTGGGAACTCTTAGAGCAAGGGCGACTCGACAACGCCATGTGTTTAATTGGTCTACATTGGCTTAATAGCCAGCGAGCCTCACTGCGTGCTGCCTCTCAGCGCGCGTTGACGCAAAGCGAAACCGACGAGGAGTGAACATGGCGAGAACGGCCTATGTCACCGATTTAAAATCGCTCCAAGGGGAGTGCAGCGCCAACTATTTACGTTTGGTGCGCCTGGTGGGCGATATGGAGGCCGGCCAGCGTCGTGATATTGCCCTGCGCGGCGATAAACAGCATTTCGGCGATCTGCATCTGTATATTCAAGAGCAGGCGCCTTACACCACCATGGTGAATGTTTCTCAAACTGGCCCGTTAGATACCGTCATGGAAGGGCCGCGTATGCGCGTACACCTCTATCACGATGTACGCATGGCGGAAGTGACTGACTTTCAGCGCGAGCGTCACTTTAGTGGCCGCTACCGCTATCCTAATGCCCGTATGCATCAGCCGGATGAGAAACTTCAGCTCAACCGCTTCTTAGGCGAGTGGCTGGCTCATGGCCTTGCCCACGGCCACAGCGTTGACGTGCCGGAGACACCCTAATGCGTGTGGTTCAAATTACCGATGCCCATCTCTATGCGGATATCGAAGCTCGTTCCCGTGCGGGAATACCCTGGCGACAGTTTCAGCAGGTGTTGAGTGCTGTTGTCGCCGAAAAGCCCGATATCGTGCTGTTTACCGGTGATATTAGCCAGGATGAATCGGCTGCTTCCTACGCCTTGGCAGTGCAGGCGCTGGAGCAGTTGCCTTGCCCCTGGTA is part of the Halomonas alkaliantarctica genome and harbors:
- a CDS encoding HAD family hydrolase, with the protein product MKHTGTPPSTPLCLLFDCDGTLVDSEILLAEVMAEILPEFGLPFTARQYMDEFRGVRFQTIVQTLEKRFQALAADQFSQLEAGMRARMEARMRARMEARMRAELVAIPGMSAALDHLSSHPKAVVSNGPERKIRCALESTELGHHFTDKLFSAYTLNVWKPDPELYRKAAAAMGHAPQQCVVIDDAAVGVEAGLAAGMHVIHLNHFPTEETTPEGAIGIHHADELPAAIARLSVQETA
- a CDS encoding 2-hydroxyacid dehydrogenase is translated as MKKRLVIQGRLSDAQQAELSDVFEVDVLPKTTALDAPENRALLAEAHGIIGSGLAITPQLLDAAPNLQVIATISVGYDNIPVDELTKRGIMLCNTPDVLTETTADTGFALIMAAARRVVELAEWVKADKWQASIGPALFGSDVHGKTLGMVGFGRIGQAVARRGALGFGMQVLYSNASPKPDLESELGAQRRELNELLADADFVCVTVPLTAETERLIGADEFAQMKPTGIFINIARGKVVDETALIHALENSVIQAAGLDVFEKEPLPDSSPLPKMPNVVALPHIGSATHETRDAMAQRAVDNIRLALQGERPISLVNEETYR
- a CDS encoding sugar kinase — translated: MPHSFTSPLAILTFGEAMAMFVADTPGELSGIERFHRRLAGADNNVAIGLSRLGFHVGWLSRVGTDSFGEFIQAALTAEGIDERYIHTDAQHPTGLLFKERAQGGADPRVEYFRRGSAASYLAIDDARSVDFQALNHLHATGITPALSESACQLSHHLMEQARAQGATISFDPNLRPSLWPNENVMRSTLNELAGRADWILPGLSEGQLLTGQKTPYDVAGYYLDQGASAVIIKLGPEGSYYRGNLDGQEESFTVDGCHVAEVVDTVGAGDGFAVGVISALLDGRTARQAAQRGNLIGAQAIQVVGDMEGLPNREQLLALEADQPIG
- a CDS encoding LacI family DNA-binding transcriptional regulator, with the translated sequence MPPTPRRSTILEVARLAGASKTSVSRYFGAERERLSPSLQTRIAHAAGTLGYQPNQMARGLKGGRSKLLGMLVADIRNPFSVAITHGVEQACRQYGFSLIVCNTDNDPEQERQHLDLLGAYQVEGLVVNASGNPERQLHNFISLGTPIVLLDREVDHVEAEVVGLDNHQAIDMALEHLADQGYQAVLYVSEAPEQSSTRQKRLLRFSQTAEQHGLNYTTSLLTDMNGAATLQALSDFLTTHQRHACAVLCGNGNATLIVTRLFQQLGLPLGTVGLMGIDELDWCALVPPGITTLAQPTEAIGKTAVQCLMHRIEPHAALMPKELSFAPTLIERGSTQR
- a CDS encoding HD domain-containing phosphohydrolase, which gives rise to MIIDTTNQNTTGQIIRSLLKKEHTISIFSKEAAYAIEAKAIKMELDSGKITLAIHYTGSSLSPYLQNDTICFDIEASHPTPGIEEEIYNIEHVPAHVIKIDTCTYHLHCQLPSSIFSTDNRRALRVPFILGMHARVHLEVFANELNVEGKVRNLSVGGCMVYVRLEDSMAFTVNQVLPEVTLEFPNGETFNTQGRICHMRPFGSHDYAAIGIEFINMTATMTETLFHYVSESEFEAAFRSGVQDSSSRAKSRLFIADAKEKKMQQKEERDQTQNNQRSPLLRGALEVAHQLQVMLMFAKNKDLFPEESLYECVDSLLYMVNQDRKGLQYALAFLHDEPEWVRHAIQVSSQLAMILISRDPYASQTREAVAGALLHTMGKPLLISEQLPSLKIRMSPSQAELLKEHVVALNNRLTTLGWTASPACHDIILNANERLDGSGYPEGKQAAELSEHVRLISIIKIINKLTHERNGQQPRQPLDAYRWVNDCPTIYEKSLLVEYIQHFGLYPIGSLAKFSSGFLAWIMDVDAKGMPCKVNVIKNLSFKDTSIDTVLENSDFTQIGQLEGTVNPTDYNIHMVNHA
- a CDS encoding methyltransferase domain-containing protein, translated to MSSNPQSINSQSNSYALTQAGDRYFDGLAEKFSRSLYQAPRGELRLAMLDYLLPEMLSLEGQRVLDVGGGLGQQAAWFAERGHCVSMTEPSADMLNYAKNWHRDVKSLPEGAITYLQTPLQLLTQHAPGPWPLITCHAVLEWLGDPQAALAALSNLLAPGGQLSLMVFNRDALRFSNAVKGNLEKALSDRLAGKGKRQRLTPISPVSHAEIEQWGADNGLMIDAVAGIRVFQDYLRQPPATPEEAETLLALEKQYCRHDPHWRLGRYLLYTLTKSETPE
- a CDS encoding methyltransferase; translated protein: MSAQAPACQLLERQKDNYAALWVVGPPVDSWLIEQTTGVISGDFDVLGEWQAKGKQARTPFALAAGEPFGKEIVLFWPKAHQLGIWWLKWLCEQLPEGTPIEIVGEHQGGIKRVPKMLEELGMPWDKRDNARRCSLFATQTVALDLASGNGASDSAWQQFETAGLTLVSHPGVFGHGKVDEGTLLLLQSIENSLPKKPLKVLDMGCGDGIISAWLAQRGHYVTAVDVSAFAVEACKRTLAANGLEGRVLCSDVYSALEGEHFDCIVSNPPFHKERDISYGPSQRLISAAPEHLNVDGRLILVANGFLPYPDHLQRAFQDFQTLADNRRFKVYGAIKSHS
- a CDS encoding SIMPL domain-containing protein produces the protein MAGNIRNTAILGSAVLLGGLLALGLVWSGSYIKGAAEVWQQSSRSVTVRGLAEREVPADLVLWPFNYSVSANSLGDLEQQLSSDEQSIRDFLQAQGFASEHVSSTPPRITDQFSNQYGGQRPDERYRAEATLLLRSPDVEGVIEAIPSATSLVREGVLLSPSYEYRTEFLFTGLDAIKPEMIAEATADARNAAQQFAEDSGSQVGQIRQATQGYFSIEDLDSYTPQTKRVRVVTTVDYSLQD
- the greB gene encoding transcription elongation factor GreB, with the protein product MKGRNMTRWRDPAKDPRQAPKSNLITPEGAARLRAILDHLSRVKRPAISEKVGEAAAQGDRSENADYTYNKKELNRVIARITYLTKRLDELQIVDRLPADTSKVFFGAYVSLEDENGAQVHLRIVGHDEIDTKKRWISIDAPMAKALLSKQVGDEAKVLTPNGDTFYTITAIDYTG
- a CDS encoding NUDIX domain-containing protein, with the protein product MASNSKHDSVQNPPFKNTVLSVPDFKRDDVELIKRETLHQGFFRLEALELRHRLFEGGCSEPMRREVHNRFDAVGVLLYDPERDSLVLIEQFRAGAIDDAISPWKLELVAGLVEKDESLENVARREAWEEAGCKVAQLTKLHTYYPSPGACNEQVTLFCGLVDTHGLGGIHGLDEEHEDIRVHVMPFANAWELLEQGRLDNAMCLIGLHWLNSQRASLRAASQRALTQSETDEE
- a CDS encoding DUF1249 domain-containing protein, which produces MARTAYVTDLKSLQGECSANYLRLVRLVGDMEAGQRRDIALRGDKQHFGDLHLYIQEQAPYTTMVNVSQTGPLDTVMEGPRMRVHLYHDVRMAEVTDFQRERHFSGRYRYPNARMHQPDEKLQLNRFLGEWLAHGLAHGHSVDVPETP